One Nocardia farcinica genomic region harbors:
- a CDS encoding NADP-dependent oxidoreductase — protein MPDINRRLVLARRPQGRVRPTDLELRTVALPEPGPGQALVRNTWLSIDPSVRIRFAATTPRGYLPPLREGEPLAGLALGEVVASRHPGFAVGDLVSHTLGYRDYAVVGADSATIGGYGAPTRIDTDGLPPQWFLGPLGSAGLTAYVGLTAILELRPADTLWVSAAAGAVGGLAAQLARLRGATVIGSAGGPAKVAFLRDELGIAAFDYRACPPAAALAELAPAGLDAYFDNVGGEHLTAALDAMRAEGRIALCGAVAEYDGAGAAGPGNLFQMVSKQLRMRGFRAGSFTDLEPAMRAEVAAHLRAGRLVHRETVFDGLERAADALCAMLAGETVGKTLCRLIPA, from the coding sequence GTGCCCGACATCAACCGCCGGCTCGTCCTCGCCCGGCGTCCCCAGGGCCGGGTGCGGCCCACCGACCTCGAACTGCGCACCGTCGCGCTGCCCGAACCCGGACCCGGGCAGGCCCTGGTCCGCAACACGTGGCTGTCGATCGATCCCTCCGTGCGGATCCGCTTCGCCGCCACCACACCGCGCGGCTATCTGCCGCCGCTGCGCGAGGGCGAACCGCTGGCCGGCCTGGCGCTCGGCGAGGTGGTGGCCTCCCGCCACCCCGGGTTCGCCGTCGGCGATCTCGTCTCACACACCCTCGGTTACCGCGACTACGCGGTGGTCGGCGCGGACAGCGCCACCATCGGCGGCTACGGGGCGCCGACCAGGATCGACACCGACGGCCTCCCACCGCAGTGGTTCCTCGGCCCGCTCGGCAGCGCCGGGCTCACCGCCTACGTCGGACTGACCGCGATTCTCGAACTACGACCCGCCGACACCCTGTGGGTCTCCGCGGCCGCGGGCGCGGTCGGCGGTCTGGCCGCGCAGCTAGCCCGGCTGCGCGGCGCCACCGTGATCGGTTCGGCCGGCGGCCCGGCGAAGGTGGCGTTCCTGCGCGACGAGCTCGGCATCGCCGCCTTCGACTACCGCGCGTGCCCGCCCGCCGCCGCGCTGGCCGAACTCGCGCCCGCGGGCCTCGACGCCTACTTCGACAACGTCGGCGGCGAGCACCTCACCGCGGCGTTGGACGCGATGCGCGCCGAGGGCCGGATCGCGCTGTGCGGGGCGGTCGCCGAGTACGACGGCGCGGGGGCGGCCGGGCCGGGCAACCTGTTCCAGATGGTGTCCAAGCAGCTGCGAATGCGCGGCTTCCGGGCCGGTTCGTTCACCGACCTCGAACCGGCCATGCGCGCCGAGGTCGCCGCCCACCTGCGCGCGGGCAGGCTGGTACACCGGGAGACGGTGTTCGACGGGCTGGAGCGGGCCGCCGACGCGCTGTGCGCGATGCTGGCGGGCGAGACCGTCGGCAAGACACTGTGCCGACTGATCCCCGCGTGA
- a CDS encoding TIGR01777 family oxidoreductase has translation MRIVMVGSSGFLGNHLTTRLRADGHDVVRLVRREPAAPGEVRWEPDTGRLDPAVLSGADVAVNLCGAAIAGARWTPEYRALLRDSRIGTTRIFAGAVAAAGVPVLLNASAAGYYGDTGERDVVESDPPAGDFLGTMCRDWEAATEPARAAGTRVVLLRTSNVLATDSDVIAKLSPIFKLGLGGRFGSGRQYMPWISLPDWLAAVTTLMTADVSGPVNLVAPEAVTNARFAKAFGAALGRPAVLVLPGAVLKLIGGEAGAELLHGHKMRPKVLESIGFDFQHETLAAALGWALGR, from the coding sequence ATGCGCATCGTCATGGTCGGATCATCCGGCTTCTTGGGCAATCACCTGACGACCCGGCTCCGCGCCGACGGTCACGATGTCGTCCGCCTGGTCCGTCGCGAACCGGCGGCCCCCGGCGAGGTCCGCTGGGAGCCGGACACCGGCCGGCTCGACCCCGCGGTCCTGTCCGGCGCCGATGTCGCCGTCAACCTCTGCGGTGCCGCGATCGCCGGCGCGCGCTGGACGCCCGAATACCGCGCTCTGCTGCGGGACAGCCGCATCGGCACCACCCGGATCTTCGCAGGCGCCGTCGCGGCCGCGGGCGTGCCGGTGCTGCTCAACGCCTCGGCCGCGGGGTACTACGGCGACACCGGTGAGCGTGACGTCGTCGAATCCGATCCGCCCGCAGGCGATTTCCTCGGCACCATGTGCCGCGACTGGGAGGCCGCCACCGAACCGGCGCGCGCCGCGGGCACGCGGGTCGTGCTGCTGCGCACCTCCAACGTCCTCGCCACGGACTCCGACGTCATCGCCAAGCTGTCGCCGATCTTCAAGCTCGGCCTCGGCGGCCGCTTCGGCTCCGGCCGCCAGTACATGCCGTGGATCTCCCTGCCCGACTGGCTCGCCGCGGTGACCACCCTGATGACCGCCGACGTCAGCGGCCCGGTCAACCTCGTCGCCCCCGAAGCGGTGACGAACGCCCGGTTCGCCAAGGCGTTCGGCGCGGCGCTGGGCCGCCCCGCCGTGCTGGTCCTGCCCGGCGCGGTGCTGAAACTGATCGGCGGCGAAGCCGGAGCGGAACTGCTGCACGGGCACAAGATGCGGCCGAAGGTGCTCGAGAGCATCGGCTTCGACTTCCAGCACGAGACGCTGGCCGCGGCGCTGGGGTGGGCCCTGGGGCGGTGA
- a CDS encoding hotdog family protein yields the protein MTAPAPVSFGPLTESDFLGHRAAARHPGMLESRVATEEFTVAAAPLAAGLLASFATGWLGADTVRRFRTRCTRALWPGDTLTCSGYVVQRYVEDGEDRVDVALTGLDQEGEVVIRAWASFAAR from the coding sequence GTGACCGCCCCCGCGCCGGTGTCGTTCGGCCCGCTCACCGAGTCCGATTTCCTCGGCCACCGCGCCGCCGCCCGGCACCCCGGCATGCTCGAATCCCGGGTCGCCACCGAGGAGTTCACGGTGGCCGCCGCGCCGCTCGCGGCCGGATTGCTGGCCTCCTTCGCCACCGGCTGGCTGGGCGCCGACACCGTGCGCCGCTTCCGCACCCGCTGCACCCGCGCGCTGTGGCCCGGTGACACCCTCACCTGCTCCGGGTACGTCGTGCAGCGCTACGTCGAGGACGGCGAGGACCGCGTCGACGTCGCGCTGACCGGTCTCGACCAGGAGGGCGAGGTGGTTATCAGGGCCTGGGCGAGCTTCGCGGCCCGCTGA
- a CDS encoding Rieske 2Fe-2S domain-containing protein: protein MPGHSPNGRTAHEADEIRQIEAAPAPTRFARGWHCLGLLKSFQDGKPHEIKAFGTTLVVFQSETDGALHVLDAYCRHMGGNLADGTIKGDSIACPFHDWRWGGNGRCTGIPYARRVPPLARTRSWPTLERNGQLYIWHDPQGSKPTDEVTIPEIEGYGTPEWTDWTWNSMLIEGSHCREIVDNVVDMAHFFYVHYAFPRYFKNVFEGHVATQYMRSTPRHDVEVGTNYDDPNSTLRSDASYFGPSYMIDWLWSEANGMTIETVLINCHYPVTENSFVLQYGAMVKKPQGMSDEDADAMAAQFARGVEVGFEQDVAIWKNKAPIDNPLLSEEDGPVYQLRRWYKQFYVDVEDITEDMTKRFEFEIDTERAVASWEAEVADNIARGAVLDTTR from the coding sequence ATGCCGGGTCACTCCCCGAACGGCCGCACAGCCCACGAAGCGGACGAAATCAGGCAGATCGAGGCCGCGCCCGCGCCGACCCGGTTCGCCCGTGGCTGGCACTGCCTCGGCCTGCTGAAGTCCTTCCAGGACGGCAAGCCGCACGAGATCAAGGCGTTCGGCACCACGCTGGTGGTCTTCCAGTCCGAGACCGACGGCGCACTGCACGTGCTCGACGCCTACTGCAGGCACATGGGCGGCAACCTCGCCGACGGCACCATCAAGGGCGACTCGATCGCCTGCCCCTTCCACGACTGGCGCTGGGGCGGCAACGGCCGCTGCACCGGTATCCCCTACGCCCGCCGGGTGCCGCCGCTGGCCAGGACCCGCTCCTGGCCCACGCTCGAGCGCAACGGCCAGCTCTACATCTGGCACGACCCGCAGGGCAGCAAGCCCACCGACGAGGTGACCATCCCCGAGATCGAGGGCTACGGCACCCCGGAATGGACGGACTGGACCTGGAATTCGATGCTGATCGAGGGCTCGCACTGTCGCGAGATCGTCGACAACGTCGTGGACATGGCGCACTTCTTCTACGTGCACTACGCCTTCCCGCGCTACTTCAAGAACGTCTTCGAAGGCCACGTCGCCACGCAGTACATGCGCTCGACGCCGCGCCACGACGTCGAGGTGGGCACCAACTACGACGACCCGAACTCCACCCTGCGCTCGGACGCCTCCTACTTCGGCCCGTCCTACATGATCGACTGGCTCTGGAGCGAGGCGAACGGCATGACGATCGAGACCGTGCTGATCAACTGCCACTACCCGGTGACCGAGAACTCCTTCGTGCTCCAGTACGGCGCGATGGTGAAGAAGCCGCAGGGCATGTCCGACGAGGACGCCGACGCGATGGCCGCGCAGTTCGCCCGCGGCGTGGAGGTGGGCTTCGAGCAGGACGTGGCGATCTGGAAGAACAAGGCGCCCATCGACAATCCGCTGCTGTCGGAGGAGGACGGGCCGGTCTACCAGTTGCGCCGCTGGTACAAGCAGTTCTACGTCGACGTCGAGGACATCACCGAGGACATGACCAAGCGCTTCGAGTTCGAGATCGACACCGAGCGCGCGGTGGCGAGCTGGGAAGCCGAGGTCGCCGACAACATCGCCCGGGGCGCCGTCCTGGACACCACCCGCTGA
- a CDS encoding acyl-CoA dehydrogenase family protein, which produces MTKVLDNIAAIADRLREQSPEAERLGRLPDDTAKLLKSAGPIRLLQPKKYGGFEAHPREFAETVMAAAALDPATGWICGIVGVHPWQLAFADPKVQEEVWGADNDTWMASPYAPTGIARPVEGGYIFNGRWQFSSGTDHCDWIFLGAMLGDPEGNIATPPTMLHMILPRSDYEIVEDSWNVVGLKGTGSKDIIVKDAFVPSYRVMNGDHVIDGTAQRQYGVTETLYKMPWSNMFPLGITSAVIGIAEGALAAHLDYQRDRVGAQGTAIKDDPYVLFAVGEAAADINAARQELLANVDRMWDLVDAGKEVSFADRAAGRRTQVRAAWRAVMAVDQIFARSGGNALRMDKPLQRFWRDAHAGLNHAIHVPSTVYHASALSSLGIEPPQHLRSMI; this is translated from the coding sequence ATGACCAAGGTTCTCGACAACATCGCCGCCATCGCCGACCGGCTGCGCGAGCAGTCCCCGGAGGCCGAGCGCCTGGGCCGGCTGCCCGACGACACCGCCAAGCTGCTCAAGTCGGCCGGTCCGATCCGCCTGCTCCAGCCGAAGAAGTACGGCGGGTTCGAGGCGCACCCGCGGGAATTCGCCGAGACGGTGATGGCCGCGGCCGCGCTCGACCCGGCCACCGGCTGGATCTGCGGCATCGTCGGCGTGCACCCGTGGCAGCTGGCCTTCGCCGATCCGAAGGTGCAGGAGGAGGTGTGGGGCGCCGACAACGACACGTGGATGGCCTCGCCGTACGCCCCCACCGGCATCGCGCGCCCGGTGGAGGGCGGCTATATCTTCAACGGCCGCTGGCAGTTCAGCTCGGGCACCGACCACTGCGACTGGATCTTCCTGGGCGCCATGCTCGGTGATCCGGAGGGCAACATCGCCACCCCGCCGACCATGCTGCACATGATCCTGCCGCGCAGCGACTACGAGATCGTCGAGGACTCGTGGAACGTGGTGGGACTCAAGGGCACCGGGTCCAAGGACATCATCGTCAAGGACGCCTTCGTGCCGTCGTACCGGGTGATGAACGGCGATCACGTGATCGACGGCACGGCGCAGCGGCAGTACGGCGTCACCGAGACGCTCTACAAGATGCCGTGGTCCAACATGTTCCCGCTCGGCATCACCTCCGCGGTGATCGGCATCGCCGAGGGTGCGCTGGCCGCACATCTGGACTACCAGCGCGACCGGGTGGGCGCGCAGGGCACCGCGATCAAGGACGACCCCTATGTCCTGTTCGCGGTCGGTGAGGCCGCGGCCGACATCAACGCCGCGCGCCAGGAACTGCTGGCCAACGTCGACCGGATGTGGGATCTGGTCGACGCGGGCAAGGAGGTGTCCTTCGCCGACCGGGCCGCGGGCCGGCGCACGCAGGTGCGGGCGGCCTGGCGGGCGGTGATGGCGGTGGACCAGATCTTCGCCCGCTCCGGCGGCAACGCGCTGCGCATGGACAAGCCGCTCCAGCGGTTCTGGCGGGATGCCCACGCCGGCCTCAACCACGCGATTCACGTGCCGAGCACCGTCTACCACGCCTCGGCGTTGAGCTCGCTGGGCATCGAGCCGCCCCAGCACCTGCGCTCGATGATCTGA
- a CDS encoding IclR family transcriptional regulator, whose protein sequence is MNHQADTTAPSAVLDRVSLVLDAFDGPGRLTLAQIVRRTGLPRSSAHRMLDRLVQLRWLRREGRDYVLGIRLVELGSLAVHQDRLHRAAMPYLHELHRATGFLVHLAVLDGPDVVYLEKIGGRLSAAVPTRIGGRRPAHCTGVGKALLAYSGEDRLAALGTDQLSRSTKYSIASTARLRSELDKIRSYGIAHEREESLPGFGCVAAPIGEVGEAVAAVSVCGPVDRLAFDHRLTAPVRTTALAIWRNLDDGMSRVHPTLQQARPLPGGVARAAMPSARPLEYA, encoded by the coding sequence ATGAACCACCAGGCCGACACCACCGCCCCCAGTGCCGTGCTCGATCGCGTCTCGCTCGTGCTCGACGCCTTCGACGGGCCGGGCAGGCTCACCCTCGCCCAGATCGTGCGGCGCACCGGACTACCCCGGTCCTCGGCGCACCGGATGCTGGACCGGCTGGTCCAGCTGCGCTGGCTGCGCCGCGAGGGTCGCGACTACGTCCTCGGCATCCGCCTGGTCGAACTGGGGTCGCTGGCCGTGCACCAGGACCGGCTGCACCGCGCGGCCATGCCGTATCTGCACGAGCTCCATCGCGCGACCGGGTTCCTCGTGCATCTGGCCGTACTCGACGGACCCGACGTGGTGTACCTGGAGAAGATCGGCGGCCGCCTCTCCGCGGCCGTACCCACCCGCATCGGCGGGCGCAGACCCGCGCACTGTACGGGCGTCGGCAAGGCGCTGCTGGCGTACTCGGGCGAGGATCGGCTGGCGGCGCTCGGCACCGATCAGCTCAGCCGCAGCACCAAGTACTCCATCGCCAGCACCGCCCGGCTGCGCAGCGAACTCGACAAGATCCGCTCCTACGGCATCGCGCACGAACGCGAGGAGTCGCTGCCCGGCTTCGGCTGCGTGGCCGCGCCGATCGGTGAGGTCGGCGAGGCCGTCGCCGCGGTGTCGGTGTGCGGACCGGTGGACCGGCTGGCCTTCGACCACCGGCTCACCGCGCCGGTGCGCACCACCGCCCTGGCGATCTGGCGCAATCTCGACGACGGCATGTCACGGGTGCATCCGACGCTGCAGCAGGCGCGGCCACTGCCCGGCGGGGTGGCGCGCGCCGCGATGCCGTCTGCGCGTCCGCTCGAATACGCCTGA
- a CDS encoding PadR family transcriptional regulator codes for MLSYEEEISGYDLKKWADWSLRYFYWSPSHSQIYSELKKLEQHGLATSRVDADNAMRGRRLYRITDAGREAVTAWHNTTPVDQPVLKNHVMLRIMFGHLSSPERLKEILREHIDYVDAIEKRAAVDAEAAKMEAGWAYSQIVLEWAERYWATQRELALDLIDRIDAADAVLRGAEHDERRRYASPTPGRWREVEQRVKEQDERPGRG; via the coding sequence ATGCTCTCCTACGAGGAGGAGATCTCCGGCTACGACCTGAAGAAGTGGGCGGACTGGAGCCTGCGGTACTTCTACTGGAGCCCCTCGCACAGCCAGATCTACTCGGAGCTGAAGAAGCTCGAGCAGCACGGACTGGCCACCTCCCGCGTGGACGCCGACAACGCGATGCGCGGGCGGCGGCTCTACCGGATCACCGACGCCGGGCGCGAGGCCGTCACGGCCTGGCACAACACCACCCCGGTCGATCAGCCGGTGCTCAAGAACCACGTGATGCTGCGGATCATGTTCGGCCATCTCAGCTCCCCGGAGCGGCTGAAGGAGATTCTGCGGGAGCACATCGATTACGTGGACGCCATCGAGAAGCGCGCCGCCGTCGACGCCGAGGCCGCGAAGATGGAGGCGGGCTGGGCGTATTCGCAGATCGTGCTGGAGTGGGCCGAGCGGTACTGGGCCACCCAGCGCGAGCTCGCCCTGGACCTGATCGACCGCATCGACGCCGCCGACGCGGTGCTGCGCGGCGCCGAGCACGACGAGCGCCGCCGCTACGCCAGCCCGACCCCGGGCCGCTGGCGCGAGGTCGAGCAGCGTGTCAAGGAACAGGACGAGCGGCCCGGACGGGGCTGA
- a CDS encoding FAD-binding protein, with the protein MGGHTVVDWNDEVDVVVAGSGGGLAGAYTAAREGLSVAVVEATDKFGGTTAYSGGGGVWFPCNPVLRRAGTDDTIEDALTYYHAVVGDRTPRELQETYVRRGADLIEYLEQDEHFDFQMLPWPDYFGKAPKARLDGQRHIMPTPLPAAALGELREQLRGPLDTDRLGAPLPDLLIGGQALIGRFLLALSSFPHVRLYRETPLVELVVEDGAVIGAITERAGERFAIRARKGVVLAAGGFEQNDELRTQYGVPGQARDTMGPWGNLGKAHQAGIAAGADTDLMDQAWWSPGLTHPDGRSAFALWFTGGIFVDQHGERFVNESAPYDRIGRAIIERIESGAMTLPYWMIYDDKEGEVPPVKATNVSMVETAKYVEAGLWHTADTLPELAAKIGVPADALVATVERFNGFAAEGVDPEFGRGDEAYDRAFSQGESPLVAIDKGPFHAAAFGLSDLGTKGGLRTDTAARVLGRDGTPIPGLYAAGNTMAAVSGTVYPGGGNPIGASMLFSHLAVRDILGR; encoded by the coding sequence ATGGGAGGACACACAGTGGTGGACTGGAACGACGAGGTCGACGTGGTGGTCGCGGGTTCGGGCGGCGGCCTGGCCGGTGCCTATACCGCGGCCCGTGAGGGATTGTCGGTGGCGGTCGTCGAGGCGACCGACAAGTTCGGCGGCACGACCGCCTACAGCGGTGGCGGCGGCGTGTGGTTCCCGTGCAACCCGGTGCTGCGCAGGGCGGGCACCGACGACACGATCGAGGACGCGCTCACCTACTACCACGCGGTGGTGGGCGACCGCACACCCCGCGAACTGCAGGAAACGTATGTCCGCCGGGGCGCCGACCTCATCGAGTACCTCGAGCAGGACGAGCATTTCGACTTCCAGATGCTGCCCTGGCCGGACTACTTCGGCAAGGCGCCCAAGGCGCGGCTGGACGGGCAGCGCCACATCATGCCCACGCCGCTGCCCGCCGCGGCGCTGGGCGAACTGCGCGAGCAGCTGCGCGGCCCGCTGGACACCGACCGGCTCGGCGCGCCGCTGCCGGATCTGCTGATCGGCGGCCAGGCGCTGATCGGGCGGTTCCTGCTGGCGCTGTCGTCGTTCCCGCACGTGCGGCTCTACCGGGAGACGCCGCTGGTGGAGCTGGTGGTCGAGGACGGTGCGGTGATCGGCGCGATCACCGAACGCGCCGGCGAGCGGTTCGCGATCCGGGCCCGCAAGGGCGTGGTGCTGGCCGCGGGCGGCTTCGAGCAGAACGACGAACTGCGCACGCAGTACGGCGTGCCCGGGCAGGCCCGCGACACGATGGGGCCGTGGGGCAACCTGGGCAAGGCCCATCAAGCGGGTATCGCCGCGGGCGCCGACACCGATCTGATGGACCAGGCGTGGTGGTCGCCGGGCCTGACCCACCCGGACGGACGGTCGGCGTTCGCGCTGTGGTTCACCGGTGGCATCTTCGTCGACCAGCACGGCGAACGGTTCGTCAACGAGTCCGCGCCCTACGACCGGATCGGCCGGGCGATCATCGAGCGGATCGAGTCCGGCGCGATGACGCTGCCCTACTGGATGATCTACGACGACAAAGAGGGCGAGGTGCCCCCGGTCAAGGCCACCAACGTGTCGATGGTGGAGACCGCGAAGTACGTCGAGGCGGGGCTCTGGCACACCGCCGACACCCTGCCCGAACTCGCCGCGAAGATCGGCGTGCCCGCCGACGCCCTCGTCGCCACCGTCGAGCGGTTCAACGGTTTCGCCGCCGAGGGCGTCGACCCCGAGTTCGGCCGCGGCGACGAGGCCTACGACCGCGCCTTCTCCCAGGGCGAATCGCCGCTGGTCGCCATCGACAAGGGCCCCTTCCACGCCGCCGCGTTCGGCCTCTCGGATCTGGGCACCAAGGGCGGCCTGCGCACCGACACCGCCGCCCGGGTGCTCGGCCGCGACGGCACCCCGATCCCCGGCCTGTACGCGGCCGGCAACACCATGGCCGCGGTGAGCGGCACCGTCTATCCCGGCGGTGGCAACCCCATCGGCGCGTCCATGCTCTTCAGCCACCTGGCCGTGCGCGACATCCTCGGCCGCTGA
- a CDS encoding nuclear transport factor 2 family protein: MASADDIRAAVRRYLDTVATGTAAEIAALYAEDATVEDPAGTPAHVGRAAIEKFYSALESTRRSTELLTVRVAGDSAAFAFRVVTETGDQRITIDPIDVMTFDEQARITSMRAYWSPDDITMG, encoded by the coding sequence ATGGCATCCGCAGACGACATCCGTGCCGCGGTCCGCCGCTATCTCGACACCGTCGCCACCGGCACCGCCGCTGAGATCGCCGCCCTCTACGCCGAGGACGCCACGGTCGAGGATCCGGCGGGCACGCCCGCCCACGTCGGCCGCGCCGCCATCGAGAAGTTCTACAGCGCACTCGAATCCACCCGCCGCAGCACCGAACTGCTGACCGTGCGGGTGGCCGGCGACAGCGCCGCCTTCGCCTTCCGCGTGGTCACCGAGACCGGTGACCAGCGCATCACCATCGACCCCATCGACGTCATGACCTTCGACGAGCAGGCCCGCATCACCAGCATGCGCGCCTACTGGTCCCCCGACGACATCACGATGGGCTGA
- a CDS encoding mycofactocin-coupled SDR family oxidoreductase — translation MGRVSGKVALVTGAARGIGRAQAVRLAQEGADIVALDLCGPVETVIIPPATRADLDETARAVEKTGARVVAATVDVRDGAALRAATDAAVAELGGLDIVCATAGITSSAPALELSEQAWQTMLDVNLTGVWQTCKAATPHLIERGGGAMILTSSIAGLRGLVGVAHYTAAKHGVVGLARSLAKELAPHHVRVNSVHPTNVDTPMIQNDMVRKVFRPDRENPTRAEFAEAAVSMNMLPIPWVDPLDIANASLFLASDEARYITAVALPIDAGSTQR, via the coding sequence ATGGGACGAGTTTCGGGCAAGGTCGCGCTGGTCACCGGCGCGGCGCGGGGCATAGGTCGGGCCCAGGCGGTGCGGCTGGCACAGGAGGGCGCCGACATCGTCGCCCTCGACCTGTGCGGACCCGTGGAGACGGTGATCATCCCACCGGCCACCCGGGCGGATCTGGACGAGACGGCGCGCGCGGTCGAGAAGACAGGCGCCCGGGTGGTCGCGGCGACCGTCGACGTGCGTGACGGCGCGGCCCTGCGCGCGGCCACCGACGCGGCGGTCGCCGAGCTCGGCGGTCTCGACATCGTCTGCGCGACAGCGGGCATCACCTCCAGCGCGCCCGCGCTCGAGCTGAGCGAGCAGGCCTGGCAGACCATGCTGGATGTCAACCTCACCGGCGTCTGGCAGACCTGTAAGGCCGCCACCCCGCACCTGATCGAGCGCGGCGGCGGTGCCATGATCCTCACCAGTTCCATCGCCGGCCTGCGCGGACTGGTCGGCGTGGCGCACTACACCGCCGCCAAACACGGCGTCGTCGGGCTGGCCCGTTCGCTGGCGAAAGAGCTCGCGCCGCACCATGTCCGGGTCAATTCCGTGCACCCCACCAACGTGGACACGCCGATGATCCAGAACGACATGGTGCGCAAGGTCTTCCGCCCCGACCGGGAGAACCCGACCCGCGCGGAGTTCGCCGAAGCCGCGGTGAGCATGAACATGCTGCCGATCCCCTGGGTCGATCCGCTCGACATCGCCAACGCGTCGCTGTTCCTGGCCTCCGACGAGGCCCGCTACATCACCGCGGTCGCCCTCCCCATCGACGCGGGCAGCACCCAGCGCTGA
- a CDS encoding mycofactocin-coupled SDR family oxidoreductase: MNRMQDKVAVVTGAAGGMGRAHCRRLAEEGADIIALDVAGADLDGTAAAVTELGRRCVTAVADVRDQTALDTAIAAGVRALGTLDVVVANAGVYTDLGPSWELTDAAWQRTLDVNLTGVWHTVRAAAAHLAERAAIVIVGSTNGVRGGANAAHYAASKHAVVGLARTLANELGPRGIRVNLVHPGSVATPMILNETVYAKLRPDLAQPTIDDAAAVLAQRTLLPVPWVDPVDVANAVLFLASDEARTVTGTELVVDAGLTQKV, from the coding sequence ATGAATCGCATGCAGGACAAGGTCGCGGTGGTGACCGGCGCGGCCGGGGGAATGGGCCGCGCGCACTGCCGCAGGCTGGCCGAGGAGGGCGCCGACATCATCGCCCTCGACGTCGCGGGCGCCGACCTCGACGGCACCGCCGCGGCGGTGACCGAACTGGGGCGGCGATGTGTCACCGCGGTCGCCGACGTCCGTGATCAGACCGCGCTCGACACCGCGATCGCCGCGGGCGTGCGCGCGCTGGGCACGCTGGACGTGGTTGTCGCCAATGCGGGCGTCTACACCGATCTCGGGCCCTCCTGGGAGCTGACCGACGCGGCCTGGCAGCGCACCCTCGACGTCAACCTGACCGGTGTGTGGCACACCGTCCGAGCCGCCGCGGCGCACCTGGCCGAGCGTGCGGCCATCGTGATCGTCGGCTCCACCAACGGTGTGCGCGGCGGTGCGAACGCGGCCCATTACGCGGCCAGCAAGCACGCCGTCGTCGGTCTGGCCCGCACCCTGGCCAACGAACTCGGCCCGCGGGGCATCCGGGTGAATCTCGTGCACCCGGGCTCGGTCGCCACGCCGATGATCCTCAACGAGACCGTGTACGCCAAGCTGCGCCCCGATCTCGCGCAGCCCACGATCGACGACGCCGCCGCCGTGCTGGCCCAGCGCACCCTGCTGCCGGTGCCCTGGGTGGACCCGGTCGATGTCGCCAATGCCGTGTTGTTTCTCGCATCCGACGAGGCCAGGACCGTCACCGGGACCGAGCTCGTCGTCGATGCCGGACTGACCCAGAAGGTGTGA
- a CDS encoding helix-turn-helix domain-containing protein — protein sequence MDDRPTLPPHEAIRAARRAAGLSLRELARRIEVSPATLSAVENGRTGLSVARLARLAEALGVSPARLLGGPPAVAPGRPAPAEHGAWREFGPLDADPVLTAAIASFVDIGYHGTTVRALADRAGTSVPGLYHRYRDKQDLLVRILDLTMGELHWRVRAARAEGRDAVERVRLIVEALALFHSHRRELGFIGASEMRSLLPADRARIARSRTELQHLLDEEIEAGRAAGLITTPHPKAAGRAIATMCTGIAQWFRERGPATPEQIAAQYGEFALDLLGARPH from the coding sequence ATGGATGACCGGCCGACGCTGCCGCCGCACGAGGCGATCCGGGCCGCCCGCCGGGCCGCCGGGCTGTCGTTGCGCGAACTGGCCCGGCGCATCGAGGTCAGCCCGGCCACCCTCAGCGCCGTGGAGAACGGCCGCACCGGATTGTCGGTGGCCCGGTTGGCGCGGCTGGCCGAGGCGCTGGGGGTGTCCCCGGCCCGGCTGCTCGGCGGTCCACCCGCCGTCGCGCCGGGCCGGCCTGCGCCCGCCGAGCACGGCGCGTGGCGCGAATTCGGTCCGCTCGACGCCGACCCGGTGCTGACCGCCGCCATCGCCTCCTTCGTCGACATCGGCTACCACGGCACCACGGTGCGCGCGCTGGCCGATCGCGCGGGCACCAGCGTGCCCGGCCTCTACCACCGGTACCGCGACAAGCAGGACCTGCTGGTGCGCATCCTCGACCTCACCATGGGCGAACTGCACTGGCGGGTGCGCGCCGCCCGGGCCGAGGGGCGCGACGCGGTCGAGCGGGTGCGGCTGATCGTCGAAGCGCTGGCGCTGTTCCACAGTCACCGCAGGGAACTCGGCTTCATCGGCGCGAGCGAGATGCGCAGTCTGCTGCCCGCCGACCGCGCCCGCATCGCCCGCTCCCGCACCGAACTCCAACACCTGCTGGACGAGGAGATCGAGGCGGGCCGCGCCGCCGGGCTGATCACCACTCCGCATCCCAAGGCCGCCGGGCGCGCGATCGCGACCATGTGCACGGGCATCGCCCAGTGGTTCCGTGAGCGCGGCCCCGCCACCCCCGAGCAGATCGCCGCGCAATACGGCGAATTCGCGCTCGACCTGCTCGGCGCGCGGCCGCACTGA